Sequence from the Prunus persica cultivar Lovell chromosome G5, Prunus_persica_NCBIv2, whole genome shotgun sequence genome:
GACAGTGATAATGCCTTATCAGAGTGGCTAAAAGGGTTTAAAGGAGTCGACTTTATGCGGTGTGTTTGGCCGACTTTTGCCACTCGGATAGTTAGGGTTTTAATTGGGCAGAGAAATGGTTGCTTTCATTTCCACTTTTTGACTAGGATGAGATGACAGaaactttaattattattaggaTGGCTCAACCTTTGTGTTGAGAAGTGAATGTGCTTATGACGTGTGAGTTTTGAAAGTAAGAGCTTGATTGGGACTGCGGTTAAAATGACTTCTGCCAATGAGAAGTGATTCTGAGGCAGTAATAGTGTTTTTGGGAAGTGCTTTCTCTAAAAGCACTGGAATTTACAATAGAAGTTTCAATGCTCTTACCAGAAAACGATCATAAATGTTTTCTGAAGAAGTAGTTCCGGACGACGCTTAATAATGTATGCTCCTTTTTGCCCAAGAAAAAGTTGGGGTGAAATTCTGTGTTAAAGCCAAGACAATTGACATCAGTGATTAATACCTCTTGTATCAATTGGGTAAAGTGTGATGCCAAGGGTGCATCTGTCAATAATTTTATACTACACGTGATACATGCATCAAATTGAGGGAACCTTCTAGTATATAGAATGATTGAATCTTaataacataagaaataaaataatgtacAAGTCTAATTCTACAATTGACAATTTCTATTAAAAACTCAACAGAGTGCAATTTAACACTGGTGTTGTGACCACTGACCACCTTGGTACATAAGTAAGACCAAATTACGATTTCCCCCCACTGATTTTTGGACTATTTCTCACTCCCTCAGGTCACTGAAAAATAGCTTGTTGGTCGTCATCTTGTCAAACAACTTATTCACATTCACATTCCTTCCCAACAACACAACAGTTTCAAGTGAAGATTTTAGCACAAGTATGTCTAGATATTAATATTGGAAAGTATATTGTGAGAGAATCATTTCTTAAAAATCTCCAACACTAATTAAGAACTTTTGTAACTTTGGAGCCTTGTAGAATTGAAAGAAGTTGACAGAAGAATTCAACATCTGATATAAGTCAATGTGGAGGAGAAACCAGATGAACCACAAGTGGAAGTACTCCAAGAAATTTTCCAAATATAATAAGACatgaaattatttattaagtgAGAATAGAATAAAATGTACACTTGAGATGATGTTAAACGTATTCTAAACTCAAAACTTGCATCATTACTTGGACGGCAATTTGGAAGGGGGGCTTCATTCAAATCGTCTTCACTTCATTtagttcttcttttttcctttaacaCTCTAGTCTAGCAGCAGCCTTCAGTTTATGCAGACGAAAGCCACGGGTTAGGTGCCACGTAAGTATATCCCTGGAAATGCTCACCCGCTGTTGGTGTAGGAGCTGGTGAGTCGTCCAGAGGCATTGTAGTCCAGCACCGATCGAAGTTGGCTGTGCAGTCTTTTCCACTCACATCCGGCTTGAACTTTGGGAGCAGTTCTCTGGCCTCCAACTTCTTCCAGTTGATTGATCGAAACCATTTATGACTTTTGATATTATCACCTCCATTGGGCCCACTGCCCAACCTTTGTAACGGATCCTTTTGTAGCAACTGCACAATTGAAGAAGAATCTTCCATTGGTTAGCTAGCTGTTCATatgacaaaatgaaaaataaaagggagaAAAGATCATATGGAATAATATACGTACTCCTCTGAGCAAGGAGTGAGCTTCGCTGGTAAGATAAGGTGGAAGTTTAACTTTCTCTTTGATGATTCTCTCCTGGAGTTTCTTTCTATTCGGATGCGTAAATGGTGGCTGCAGGAAAGGGGCAAAACAATTTTTGAACAAACAGTCAATATTGGTAATTTAAAGACTTAAAATTATAGCCATCTTGATCATTTAAAACATTATAATGGTATCAACTAATGAATTTACAAAAGTATGCTAGCCCACTATAACTTGTAATAGTTTTGCTTTCTTGCACGAATGTTTCAAGTTAATGACGTGCCCTGCCTATGAATCGATGTTGGAGCCTAAAAGTCTAATTAGAAGAAAAGTAGAGGACCTAACAACGGGCAGAGTTCAACAAGCTTCTATTTCGTCAATAAACATACCTTTGAAAAACTCATAATTTTGAATGTGCAATCTGAGAGGACCATTAGACAATTACGAGTTTAAATCACAAAATTGTATTGGATACGTCTATTGTTTTACCTGCCCACTTAGCATCTCATACAAAAGTATACCAATGCTCCACCAATCTGCATCTTTGTTATGGCCTTTAGACAGCAATATTTCAGGAGCCATGTATTCTGTGGTCCCACACATTGAATTTGATCTGCTGGCTTCATCAATTTCCTTTGCTAGTCCAAAATCAGTTAGCATGACCTGCATCACAGGTATCCATTTCAGCAAAAGTAGATGTCCCAGCGAGAAAAGGATAATCTGACTACCAAGCATGTTCCTACAACAAATAGTGAGTAAATGAGCATGGCCATTACATGCCCGTCAGAATCCACAAGAACATTTTCAGGTTTAAGGTCCCGATGCACGATCCCGCACTTGTGAAGATGTGCAACAGCAGATACTATCTCAGCAGTATATAGTCTTGCTTGATCCTCGCTACTCAAGAAACATCCCAAAGACGAAATCAAAACAAATGGACACATACATTGAGTACATATTTCTAataatacaaagaaaaattaccTAAAGATTCCCTGCCGGTACAAGTGAAAGAAGAGATGCCCTCCATTTATAAAATCCATGATCAAATAAAGCTTAGAGTTGGTCTGCAAAGCCAAAGACAACATACAAGCTTAAGAGCATACTAGTATACAATGAAATTCACATAAAATGGTTCACAGCCAATGAAATCACGTAAGATGGTAAGCAATCAAAGAGAGCACATCTGATACATAAAAAAGACAAGATTTTTGGtacaaaaagagaacaaatttCAATAACCCAGCAAGAGTTCAGAGCTGAAAATTAATGGGAAGGACCAGTTTTTCTACTATGCAAACTTAATTCCATCAAATTcactaaattaattaaaaatcacaaaacagGTACCTGGAAAGAGTAGCGAAGCTGAACAATGAAAGGGTGCACAACCTTGGTGAGGATGTCTCTCTCAGCTTTCATATAATCCACATGGTTCTTCTTTATAATTGTGTCTTTCCTCATAACCTTCATAGCATAAAGCCCATCACTTTCGTTGCCGTTACTGCCATCGTTGCACTTCTTTCTCACTTGAAAGACCTTCCCAAACGCGCCCTTACCCACAACTCTGAGCATCTCAAAATCCGCAGGCCCAAACTTACGAGCTCTCTCTTTGACTGCGAGCTCGGTCTTTTCTGATTCCCCATCATTCCGATTATCAGTTCCGTCTGGGTTTTCGGATTCGTCTTCGTCGCTCTGGGAATCGAGGAATTCGGCGGTGAAAGGGAGGGAGGAAGACGGAGCGAAGCGCGGGGAGGGGCCCACGAAGGAGTGAGAGCGGTTGTGGATGACCAGTGGAGCCGGAGGGAGCGACGTGGCGGAGGTTGATTGGTCGTTGGGGATGGCGGTGGTGGGGCCGAAGAGGTCGTTAAAGTCGAAGTCTTGAGgtggagaggaggaggaggaagaagaggaaggcgGGATTGTGAGGTTACTGAGCTTTGCGGCCAGCAGAGAGTGGAGGCTCTTCTTCTGAGACGACGACACCATGTTTCTTtcttagtaaatttaggttttacccataaaaaaactttcacttttggaaaaagccaaagctttttcaaaaaacacagaataacctctcaactttcaaaccaaagacatgcaaatgtaaaggatttcttaggaaatcaaaaaataaataagggcaattttgtccatttttgcttcttttaaaaattttctctctccttttgg
This genomic interval carries:
- the LOC18776272 gene encoding serine/threonine-protein kinase AtPK1/AtPK6, coding for MVSSSQKKSLHSLLAAKLSNLTIPPSSSSSSSSPPQDFDFNDLFGPTTAIPNDQSTSATSLPPAPLVIHNRSHSFVGPSPRFAPSSSLPFTAEFLDSQSDEDESENPDGTDNRNDGESEKTELAVKERARKFGPADFEMLRVVGKGAFGKVFQVRKKCNDGSNGNESDGLYAMKVMRKDTIIKKNHVDYMKAERDILTKVVHPFIVQLRYSFQTNSKLYLIMDFINGGHLFFHLYRQGIFSEDQARLYTAEIVSAVAHLHKCGIVHRDLKPENVLVDSDGHVMLTDFGLAKEIDEASRSNSMCGTTEYMAPEILLSKGHNKDADWWSIGILLYEMLSGQPPFTHPNRKKLQERIIKEKVKLPPYLTSEAHSLLRGLLQKDPLQRLGSGPNGGDNIKSHKWFRSINWKKLEARELLPKFKPDVSGKDCTANFDRCWTTMPLDDSPAPTPTAGEHFQGYTYVAPNPWLSSA